Genomic DNA from Epinephelus moara isolate mb chromosome 24, YSFRI_EMoa_1.0, whole genome shotgun sequence:
GAGGAAAGGTCAGACGAGATGGAAGATCTGAAACCCAGTACAGTTTTAACCGAACACAGCAGGAGGCTGTTATCATCCTGTAATCTGCTCAGCACACACTCCTCTGAGCCTGGAAACGTgtggagaaaacacacacacatctgctgcATGATTACCTGAATGACACAAAAGTCTTCAGAATGAGATGAAAGAAAATGACCCAAAaagttaattattatttttggtgcGTTTTGAGACTCAACAGTCTCGAGTATGACTTCAAACGGTCCCTGGAAGTCGTTCTGGTGTGCTGGAATTAAACTGTTTAGAGAAACAACACAGTTTGGGATTGTTGTGGTTTGCCAGGAGTAAATACAGCCCAGACTTTCTACCAGAAGTACACAAGCTGAATTAAATTTGACCTTTTGAAGTTAAAAACGCCACAAAACAGAGTGTGAGGAGGGTTTTTATTGAACTTCCTGTATGCCCACTCACATCTTATTCACACTTatgaaagacaaacaacaaaacagtccGAACTCAGGTCTGGATCCCACTTAAGGGCCAATTACTCTCTACAACAACAGATTATTTTCAGTGATTGatctgctgattgttttctgtctcctaAAGGTCAGAAGATGGTGAGAAATGTCCATTGCAGTCTTATAAAACATCAAGAAAACGTACttaaacatttaatcaattCACGAAATTGTTACCGATTGATTTTCTGTTGACTGACTAATTGATTCGAGTGACTAACAGTTTCAGCTCTTCTTTTAACCACATCACAAGGTGTGTGTTTTAATCGTCTGGTGGGCCAGTTCACTGCACAGGGTCCTCAACCACGTAGATACCAAACCCTCATCAACATGGTCCCCTTTTACAAGATTAGTAGGAGCCCTGTTCTTGCTTGAGTTACACCTTAATATTATAATGTACTGGTGCCCCTTTAACTACTATAATTATAGCATTGAGATGATAACACTTTCTGCACTTTTGCCTTTCTCTGTATATTGATATTGGATTAAAATACTAGCCTTTGCTAGACTGTGAAAACCGAGGACTTAAACTTTGATATTTCAATGTACatgtacactcaccagccactttattaagTACACTTGTTCAGCTGCTCGTTAACACAAATAGcgaatcagccaatcacgtggcagcaactcagtgcatttaggcaCGTAAACATGGtcaagatgacctgctgaagttcaaactgagcatcagaatggggaagaaaaggGATTTAATTGACttgaacatggcatggttgttggtgccagatgggcacaaccatctctagggtttacagaggatggtcggacaaagagaaaatatctggtgagcagcagttctctgggtgaaaatgccttgttgatgccagaggtcagaggaaaatggccagactggttcaagatgatagaaaggcaacagtaagtTCAGAGTGGGAGACATAAACTGTAACTCTGGACCTCTTCctcataataaaaaaatcaaaataaaatatattcaaaaaaaaaaaaattgaacaatGCTTTGTCTGCTctaacaaactgacaaacaagTTTACCCATCAGTCACTGCACCTCATCTACTAGCAAGCTAAACTTTATGCTAACCAAACCAATATTGAAGTTAGGGCTCTGTGTAACTTcaataacaaacaacaaatatttgtatttttaatgaaaatgtagTGTCTAGCGTAGTAGCGTCAACNttccccagaaagtttgccaatgattaacgaaacccacatcatttgctggacaccacctggacagccagcgattaaatgatgacatgcggctaaacatgtcatcagtggtcagatttgggaggggtccagagaaaactatcCAAGGTGTTTGTGTTACCAGGGTAAATTGAGAAGGAAGTAATGTCTGCGATGGTGATGTTGCAGGGTGTTAAGAGTGGAGGAACTTTGTTTAGGGAAGTTCCTTTAACTGACTTTCCCTTAAAAGGAAGTAAGGGTACTTTTTATGTACACTGTGGAACACTATGCAGCTATGGTCTTCATCATGGATGGAGTTCACTGACTTGTCATGGAGACAGACTGTTGACATGTGACTTAAATAATGATTTTATCCATCACACTTTTAGGACTTATTGTCCCTGTTGccttaaagaaaaaataataatttatgaCCTTGGAAATAGTTTGATAAACTTATTaacctcttctttttttcaaattgacattttttttatctgtagtCTCTTGACAGaaagtctcgccaccagacaatcagagatccccgccttctgatagtctggggacactcctttctaaagtgtgtttaacacaccggcgaaaacggccggcaacaaagcaatgcctcttgcatttttgaaaaggacacgccttctcggaaatgtgcactcctccttttctcatccgcaaggaaacaaacacacagagagcttgaaaatggatgccgagagatttaattccgttttatcaaacgtgtgctcaaaatattttttccagcggatgtcttagttacaacatgattgagctaactggagtagtttcatgtcgtatccgacaatgggaggcttttaacagatgacgtcctgttaactttgctgctgctgttagctgtccctgtcagctgcagccactgatgctttctagacatcgtgatttcctaaaactgaataaataccacacatagcaacacaaaactgctttgcttgctcaatcatgttgtaactaagatatccgctggaaaagatatttttttcacggaccgtttaatgagttattacctattacagacactgctaacggctaacagggctaacagctaacggttagcccagctaaacgCGCAcacaaaaatagtaatttttgttcaatcattgtgtttatagactttacaaacatcggattagtccaAACGGTGATACattgatgtgaaaaatgtgatatataggctatataNaactctgaaattgtatccgcccatctaaacacaaaatcagggagaaagacatcagtctttagttaagcaaagcgtctaaagactgacttgtgagtctacttgACAGATGTCATAAAGTAACCCTAAAAAAAGAATATGACACATATGAACACAATGGCTTGTCAGGCActgattaaaacagaaaaacacaaaacatataaaGGAATGAAAGGAGGGATGCtcatgataataaaaatatgcaCTGACACAACATTGTGCTGCATTATCAGGCACAAACTGAGATTAATTACCAACACTGAAGATGCTTCTctatttaattttcttcttgGAAACACAGTAGCTACAttatccacttttttttcctatCAGAATAATATTCACCCTTCAAACATCTGTGAAAATGAACCGGTAAGTGATACTCTATTACACTAACAGATTTTAGGACTGGAGGCAAAGATTACAGCATAGAATATTTCTAATCCTTTTGAACCAGCAGTAAAGTTACTCGgtcttctttgtgtttgtgcctcAGGCAGAAATCCGTCTGAGGACCACTCATCCTCCCTCAGTCCTCCACCTGTCTGTTTATTGCTTCAGTCAGCACCACAGCATCatctgtacgtgtgtgtgtgtgtgtgtgtgtgtgtgtgtgtgtgtgtgtgtttacacaggGATAAGACAGGTAGACGTATGAGGATCGCTCTCACACTGCAGTACAGAGCCTGACAGAGATGGAGCTTAAAGTGTGTGCACAatttacacaacacacacacctgcacacacaagcAAATAAACGTTTAATCAATATGACAATAGAGTGTTGtactgctacttttacttaggtTAAACATAAATTTGTATGAATTCCCTCTGTATCAGGTGCAGTGATCACAATGTTTATCATCTAGGTTCATGTTTTCGTTTGGTATTTAACCAGCCTCAAATTTTCGGGCAGCATTTCTTCATCCTGAGTTCTTCACAGTGGCAGTTCATCGGTCTTTGGTTTACAGAGCTACATCAGTTTGGAAAACCCAAAATCTGTCAGATGAAGGTCCTGAATGGTATGTTGACTTctttcatttgctttttataGTCTTCATCAAACATCTTTGATTGCTCAGGTGTTAAATGGTTTCTCCAATCACCTACCTCACCTGTAAAATGcagaacagaaaacaacagTGTTAGATATATAATCAATCACTATAGGCTACAGGTTCCGGTATTGAGTATCATGATATTAAACCTGATACAAGATTTTGGTGTTGTGACAACATAGGAAGGGGTGCAACTAACGATTACTTCCCTTACTCATTAATCTGCcagttattttcttgatttattaattacattatattacattacgTTAAAGGATATTTGCACTATTTCCACCTTAATTTTGAATCCTATcctaatattgatttttttaatcagtatCTTGCTTCTGAACAGGAAAAGGAGCAGACTGATGCACCTTTTCTCATGAAGGGGGAGATGGACTGATCAAAAACAGTTGCTGGTATGAAGGAGTAGTTGGCCATTGGGTTCTCCTTCATGTTCTTAAAGGACGTGAGCTCCACAATCTGGCTGATGACCTCATCAGAGACTGACAAATCCAGGTACCTCATGACGCGCTCCACTTCACGCCGAGGATTCTGGGGGGTGACATATTATGGTAAGAGTATGTACAACATTCTTTGGTAATACTGAgtccaaatgttttttgtacctCTTTCATGTCCTCATAGAAGAGGTAAAGGAtattcctcttctctctctccagccAGTAACCTTTCACATGGTCATACCAGGAGCCCCACGACACTGTAGTGACAGAATTCACTGAGTATCTTTCATGGTAACATTACTTCCAGTTCAGTACAaggttcatgtgtgtgtttaaagagtCCTATCATATGTTTTAATAATgttccatccattttcatccacttatccagggccgggccgaggggcagcaggccaagcaaagcaccccagacatccctcccCCCAGCAATGCCTTCCAGCCCCTCTccccctgggggaccccaaggcgttcccaggccagatgagatacgtaatccctccagcgtgttctgggtctaccccagggcctcctatcagtgggaggcgcccaggaggcatcctgatcagatgcccgaaccacctcaactgacccttttcAACGTGAAAGAGCAGCGGCTCTGCTCTGAGCTCCCTACAGCTGtcagagctcctcaccctaaggctgagccccgCCCCCTACTGAGGAAACTcgtttcggccacttgtatctgtgatctcattctttcagtgactactcagagctcatgaccataggtgagggttaagatgtagatggaccagtaaatcgaaagcttcgccttccagctcagctctctcttcaccacgatggtccgGCACactgcctgcatcactgcagaagccacaccaaACTGACGATCCATCgaacgctccattctaccctcacttgtgaacgaGGCCTCGacatacttgaactccctcacttgcgGCAGTAAATCTCTCCCAATCATAAAATCAttgcctcagatttggaggtgctgactcccatcctgactgcttcacactcagctgcaaaccgtCCCAGTGCATGCTAGAGGTTATGGCATGATGAAGCAGAGATGCATTTCTGAGGTCCTCAAACATGTTTAGATTTGTTAAAATACATATGAACCTCTGGCTGGTGGTGTGGGTAAACGTTCCGGTGTAATTAGTTGGAAGCtttttacaaaaagaaataacTAGTTTGAATAAAGGTGAAATGACCCCCAGGAATGTGATTTAATCTACTTACACTCTCCTTGCATGAACTTGGACATGAAGCTCTCCCAGGGCCCTGGCTCAGGCTGGGTGAGACACATACGGTCAAAGTAGTAGTAGCTCACCATGTTGTCTTTGGCATTGCGTGCCATGTAGATAGCCTTCACACACAATCAGGGACATATAACAAGAAAATGACAACAACGACGCCAACAATGGGTAACCTAATGAAGCAGTTGTAGGCATTATGTGCATTGTATCATTAACCTTTTACCCTGTTAACATGCATTTATTGTTCAGTTTGAACCAATGAAGTTCACTGCAGGGTTGTGCTCTCACTTGAATCTGATAGTTTGGGTCTTACCTTGCACTTGTTTTCCCAAAAACCAGGAGGCACCAACTGAAAAGGAAGATGTGTCTTGATAATTCTTGGAGGATCCATGTTCTTCAGATGATCAAGACCTGAAACAAAATTCAGGGAAAAGGATCCTTGCATATGAAAACTGTGACACAAAACTTTTGTTCCACACTATCTCAGAATCcatcttttacttaagttacAAAAGTCCCActaattcattttctgtaactgctaatcctgttaggggttgcgggggggctggagcctatcccagctgacaatggacaagaggtggggtacacccggAACAGgacgccagactatcacagggctgacacgcacaaacagacaaccattcaaacCAAAGTTTTTGTAAATGAGGTAGTGAGAATGCTaaagttgctctgtgtctgaAGCCTGCTAAATAACCATTACTGTATATTATGTGCTCCCTAGTGGCCAAAAATCAACTGACACAGCTTTGAAATCTAATTGGCAAAAATACGCCAATCACACCAAGGCTCGTCACCTCAGATTTAATCCAGAGAGTTAAATTCCCCAGATTATAAAGCAGCACTTCTCTAGCaggatttcagttttgtcttcatttaactttaagaAATTATTGCTCATCCATTTCTTTATTGCCAAAAGACAGGTAGTAATGGAGTTTATGGCTGCAGCATCATTTGGTTCAGCAGATGTACAGTTGCATGTCATCCGCATAACTATGGAAACAAACATTGTGTTCTCTAATAATGTCACCAAGTGGAAGCATGTGCAGTGAGAGCATGTACATTgacttgttgtgtttttttgccacCAGCAGATACTGCATTCTTTACATGTTTGAGCCTGTCACTCAGGCTCTTTGGGTATTTTTGGCATGAGGGAAATGTTTATGGGTTCAGAACTTATTGACTCAGATTAAGGCAGGATAAACAAGCCCttatgaaaacatttctctGAAGTTGCATTTGTGAATTGTGACATGGCAGAGTTAGACCTAGTTGGAGGATGTAGCCCTATTAGGAAataatagcttttatttttagcaaAGTTTTAGCAAAAGTTTCTTGACACAAAGTACACATGAAGACTTAGTTAAAACTGTAAATAGACATTCAAACATAACCACGTACGTTTATACACACCTGAGGGTAAGGTTGGGAGGGAGAAGAGCTCTAGGAAAGGACTGCGGACGGGTGTGGGAGCTCGTTTGCAGGCTTCAGTGTCTCCATTGTGAAGAAGCAGGTCCACTATCTCCTGGATCCATGTGGTCCCTTTTGTCCCAAAACCACAAATTAACACTGAGTTGAATGAATATGATACTTTCCATGTATTGAATCGTTTGAAATCTCATCTCATCGAATCATATGAAATCTCATCGTACACCTAGAGCAAGATAACCATCACATTAACtcaaacacattaacacaagaATGTCTATAAAAACATGTCCTATTGGAAATTGATTTGGCACTTAGACCCGAGGTGAAATACCTGCTTTGGGGTAGGAGGCGATGAGGAGGTCTGAAGGGTCAGGACGGAAAGTCCAGATGGAGTCCCAGTTGTTGGCAATCAAGTTCCGGAGAGGAACTCCTCTGACTGGGATGAGAGGGAAGCGATTGTTGGAGTCAGTCATCTTCTGCATGGCTTCGCTGTAGGACAGGTCTTTTTCCTTCTCTGACTGATGTTGTCAGAGGCTTTCGTTGAGAAAACCAAAAACCAGAAGGTAAAATTTGACTGTAAAATAGCTCAGGCAAAGCTGGTGCGGTGGTTCCTCCTGAGGTCCCATTctcagcagctcctctctcaACTGTTTCTTGGTCCTttgtcacacattcacatttgaTTTGCCTTTGTGCTTCACAAATTGCAGTTGTCTGCTTGCTCGGTCACTACATAAACATCCCTGTTAATCTTGAACTATCTCATCCTTGTTTCTTTATTTGCTGGCCAGGAACCTAGTGTTCTGTCTCATCTTAATTTCTACTAGTTTTCAGAATAAATCCCCTCAACATCTGAAAACAATCCTTCTTCAACACCCAACTGGCACCCAAGTGTATGTATGCAGTGCTATGTTGTTACTTTAAGGACATCgctgtatttattttaggaCATCTTCAGAAAGAATATAATATTTgtgctgttttaatttttctatAAGATTATAAAAAGAAGTCACAATAACAATTTCTAGAATGATATTTACTTTAAGACAGGGGTCTTCAATGTTTTTCACACTAAGGACTCCAAGCTCAAAGAAAGATGAAGCAATGACCCCCTACTACATATATTGAATGAAACTGAGTTGCATGCGAGAGAATTCTCTGAATATCTTTTGGTCTTCTCATTTGTGCTTGCCTGCAGCTGctgtcagcagcagttgtagcataGCCAGGTGCATTAGCCTCACCCTCTGCTCTTTTGTGggtggtttctgaggtggacggTGTGTCAGTCTCTTGCTCGAAAAGTTACAAAACAATTCAGAATGTCCATACACCAATATGTTTCAATTGTACTTAACTGTTAGCTAACTTGTTCACCTGGCCGTTATGGACCTGTGATGCACAGTGATATAACGTTAGCTTGCTCACATGATTGTACAAGGATTCATGGGTAACAGTTAGCTTATCATTAATGGGGTGTACTgttaattattattagtagtagtatgattactattattattattttaataggtcgatttattttcagatatattttaatttaaaatttaacaaacAACTTGAATTAAAACTTCAATTTACCCTTCAATAAGTCCCACCCTTCGAACGCAGACTGGCCAGTCATAGCGTAGCATAGGCCAGCTCTGAcaagggtccgacaacaacacagctgtgctccaaaGACCTTCAtacaatcgtttcagatttccttcatttatcaggctggttttgtggatttggagctaaacaTTGTGGCTGGGCACAAGTATTTATGATACTTGTTATCTGGAGAGGTTGACAGGAGAAATCAGTGTCTATCaagttccaaaaaaaaaataaaaaatgaaaagtgtagggttagccagctagctaccAAAGGTAtggcctactgaatgtatacacatgctgctgttGTAGCACCGAATAAAGGGGGCCaagggccagttaataaacaagcATTAATAGTATTTATCAGTACATATAATCAATCACTTGCCTTTCAACTTTTTGACTTTTGCTGTCCTTACTCATCTTTGCCATCAGGAACATCTGGTTGCAGCAGCACTGCACAGGTGCCCTTTTTTTGATAACAAGCtttgttttgatgctttttatgcactttgGCACCTTGTTCACATTCACGTACAAATAAAAATCCCAGTTTGaatctgtttattttcattgtgaactAGAAAATGGTCACAGGGCCACCTAACACCCTATCcagggccagatttggcccacaggcCTAAGTTGAGTTTCACTGCactacaggaaccagtgaagggaaacaGGGAGACTTTgttgattttcaaccagctgtgtgtcatcgcagtgtgtgcagatcaGTGTTTTTGTCTTCCCTTGGAGATCCCTGACTGTCTGCTGGCGGCTGGTTGCACATGGCAAAGCCAAACAACAttaatc
This window encodes:
- the LOC126385539 gene encoding sulfotransferase 1C2-like, with the translated sequence MTSTDKTSWVVAHRINNCHCLVLIIVLGKSEKEKDLSYSEAMQKMTDSNNRFPLIPVRGVPLRNLIANNWDSIWTFRPDPSDLLIASYPKAGTTWIQEIVDLLLHNGDTEACKRAPTPVRSPFLELFSLPTLPSGLDHLKNMDPPRIIKTHLPFQLVPPGFWENKCKAIYMARNAKDNMVSYYYFDRMCLTQPEPGPWESFMSKFMQGELSWGSWYDHVKGYWLEREKRNILYLFYEDMKENPRREVERVMRYLDLSVSDEVISQIVELTSFKNMKENPMANYSFIPATVFDQSISPFMRKGEVGDWRNHLTPEQSKMFDEDYKKQMKEVNIPFRTFI